From Aegilops tauschii subsp. strangulata cultivar AL8/78 chromosome 5, Aet v6.0, whole genome shotgun sequence:
caGTCAAACAATAGGTTCCCGGCCCAGCCTCTAGGactggctcaagtgttgttggtgatcacgttttccggatcttaggatatcgttagGTGCAACGATAGTCCTAAAAACAACATTAAGGGTATGACATTaaaagaacgatcatattgaatcgacccaatctTGTATGTTAAACTTTGTGATCATATCGTCTGAAATCATCTGTTATAACACGAAGTGTTAGCATGTGTACTTTAGTTCCTCAGACCATGAGAGTGTCTCGGTTACTTCTTACCAGACAGTGGACTTTGGGATTTCTCAAACGTCATCTGTAAcaaggtgatcataacgacaactttcaggttcaccggaaagtttgacaagtgaacgaacagctcgagagtgggatttgctcctccgacgttggagagatattcttagggccctctcggtgtgacggCACCAATCATCATCTGGCCAGACACAAGTGACTGCGCCACGGGGATACCGGAACACGTCaatgagaaagaagaacaaagCCGGTAACGGGAGCAACAGTATAGTGGGCATGGTGATGACCCAAGAGGATACTGATGCACACCGGGTTTTGTAATGTATCGCGAGGCAAAGGGAACGTCACTCAAATATCATTCGTGTAATCACAGGGACCGATATATATGTCCACggttccgctatcggtcattgaacgaaggggtttcattcatgtctatgttttaccgaacctatgggatcacaagcttaaggtaatcacgATCTTCTAAGAGTTAGTGGAATGGGAAtgatgagaatatatttgtgaAATAGTTTCATTAATATCCGGATTAGTTCCAAGAGATTTCGGAAGCGTTCggggtcaccggaaaggtttcgatGAATATCAGGTAATACCGGGTATTACCGATTAATTATATATAGGTGAAAAATGTTTCCGGggatgttaaattatatatatagTGCTCTGAAAATGTTTAAAGTATTTTATATATTAAGTAAATATGAACGGGCCTTAAAAGGCcaagatgaaggaaatatgccctagaggcaataataaacttgttattttatatttcattattcatgataaaggtttattatccatgctagaattgtattgattggaaacttaaatacatgtgtgaatacaaaaacaaatactgtgtccctagtagcctttactagactagctcgttgatcaaagatggttaaggtttcctaaccatggacatgtgttgtcatttgataacggaatcacatcattaggagaatgatgtgatggacaagacccacctgttagcttagcatattgatcgttcagtttattgctattgctttcttcatgtcaaatacatattccttcgactatgagattatgcaactcccggataccggaggaataccttgtgtgctatcaaacgtcacaacgtaactagctgatcataaagatgctctacaggtatctctgaaggtgtttgttgagttggcatagatcgagattaggatttgtcactccgagtatcggagaggtatctctaggccctttcggtaatacacatcataagaagccttgcaagcaaagtgactaatgagttagttgcaagatgatgtattacggaacgagtaaagagacttgtcggtaacgagattgaactaggtatgaagataccgacgatcgaatctcgggcaagtaacataccgatggacaaagggaattgcgtatgttgtcataacggttcgaccgataaagatcttcgtagaatatgtaggagccaatatgggcatccaggttccgctattggttattgaccgaagaggtgtctcggtcatgtctacatagttctcgaacccgtagggtccgcacgcttaacgttcgttgactatatagtgttatatgagttatatgatttggtgaccgagtgttgtttggagtcccggatgagatcacggacacgacgaggagtctcgaaatggtcgagaggtaaagactgatatataggacgatggtattcggacaccggaagtgtttcggagggtaccgggtacttatcgggtcaccggaaaggagtttcgggcacccccggcaaagatatgggccttatgggccaagtgagggaacacaccagcccatcACCGGTGTTGGATCCTCGCGGTCCCGGCCGGAACACCTCTCCTTCCCAATCACCGGTCGGGCAGAGTATGAGTCCCATCGGGAACGGGCGGCCCGCTGTGggaaggagaggataagggccGCCGAGGCCCGTATCGCGGCGGaaatggcggcggcggaggtggctGATGCGGCGGTGCGGGCGGCCGCAGAGGAGGAAGCCATCCGCGCCCGCATTGTGAAGAAACGGCAGTGAAGGAACACGTGCGCCCTCGCATGAGAGCAGAATCAGGCGGTTCGTGCCATGGCCAGACTGCCAccgaaggaggagaaggaggacaaCGACGGCGAGGATAGCGACGATGACGAGCAGATCCGGCTCGATCCGTACCGCGTCTTCAACCAATACTTCCGTGAGAAGGACGGCAAGGGCGCCGGGAAGGGCAAGGGCAGTCATTGATGAACTCCACCATAgccaaacatgccaaattttggTAGTCCAATGGCATGTTTAATGTAGTGTGATGGAGTGGCCGGACGATGCGTATGCATCGACGTTGTTGCATGAGTTTGTATGGATTTGAGATATGGTAATTGAGGTGTCCAGATGTGGATTATATTATTTGAGGGGTGCCCGATCAATGCCTACGTACGCGCCTGGGCGCTTTCACAGGCGTTTGAGGAACCGAATTTGCAAGTCCCTATATAAGGATACATATTCTCGTAGAATCCGGTTTCGCGGTATGTCTCTATCTGCATTCTGCAGATAGCCTCTGCCCTATGCAATTTTGGCATGAAGAATTTAAATTTGCCGCCCTCTGAACAAGTCGCCTcgccgtagccgccgccgccgtcagccATCTCTTTCCATCCGATTCGACTGCCGCGCGCAGCAACCCACAACCACTCCATCAAACACCGCCTTGTGtttcttttacctctcttcctcaTTCGCATCGTCGTTGCCGGCCCAGCCAGCTCCAAATGCACGCGCCATAAATTAGCGGAGTGTCACCGTAGACCATACCACTGGCGCGGAGGCAGCTGGCCGAGAGCGAGCGGGCGAGCGTGCGGGGGACACATGGCGGCGATCGCGATGAGGAGCGTGCGGGAGGTCCGCGTCAGCGACATGGAGGCGGCCGGGCTCGCCGCGGCCGACGCGGGGCCCTTCCTCGCCGCGCTCCGCTCGGCGGTTGGAGGCCACGGCGACGCGGCCGCCGCGTGGGCGGCGGTCGTGGCGGCGGGGGTGCTGCGGCCGGACCACCCGCACGCGCTCCACCAGCTGGTGTACTACTCCGTCTACGCCGGCTGGGACCGCGCCGCCCGGGGCCCGCCGCCCTACTGGTTCCCGTCGCCGTAAGTCTAGCCGTCCGCCAacctctttcttttctttctaaAACAGCCGAACAGGGCTCCCCACTCTCGCCGTATTGTTGCCAAATGTTTGATCCATTTGATGGTGCTGGGAGCAACCAATGGCTAATCAGTGATGAAAGTGACCTGCTTGTCTAATTAAGCCATGTAAACTTCAACCATCTAATTCCACCAATCAGTTCAGCTTGAGATTGGTTCCATTTAACCCAGCATTTAGCCTAACAACAAAAGTACTACTTTGATACTAGCTTATGACTGGGCTGTGGATTTACATCATTTGACACTACTATCTGATAGGATGATCGGtgtatacacacacacacacacacacacacacacacacacacacactacttCGTGACACTTTACAAACATGTTATCGTGATTGTTGCAGCATTGACTGCAAGCAAACAAATCTTGGGAGAGTGATGGAAGAGAATGGACCCAAGTTATTAGGAGCATCATATAAGGATCCAATTTCAAGCTTTGGCCTCTTCCACAAGTTCGCTGTTGAGAATCAGGAGGTCAATTTTTTGTGTCTAAATTTGGAATTTACTCCACAGTATAAGTGTACAGCTAGAAGGTCACTTTAAAGTTTTATTTCTTCATACTAACCCCCTTGGTGATCAATAGGTCTACTGGAAAATTGTGCTGAAGGAGCTCTCCATCAAGTTCCTGCAAGAACCGATGTCGATTCTAGATGCGTCAGATAAGTCAAAGAAGGGAGGAACATGGTTTCCAGGTGCAGTGCTCAACATTGCTGAATGTTGTCTCCTACCACGGCCTTCCCAAAACAGGACAGATGAAAGCACGGCCATTGTATGGAGGGATGAGGGCTTCGACCATTATCCAGTCAATCGTATGTCCTTGAAGGAGCTTCGCACTCTAGTGATGTATGCATCTCTTATCAAATTATAAGAGTAGGGGTCATGAAGAAACCTTtaatttttcttttgttttattcGAGGGTTTCATCATCATGGGTTTGTTGCTTCGGTATTTTCAGGACTGTTGCAAATGCCCTTGATACCATGTTCCAGAAGGGGGACAGGATTGCCATCGACATGCCTATGACATGCAACGCGGTCATTATTTATTTGGCAATCATCCTTGGTGGCTTTGTTGTTGTGTCAATAGCAGACAGTTTTGCACCTCAGGAGATTGGCACCCGCATGAGGGTTGCAAAAGCAAAGGCAATCTTTACTCAGGTTTGACCGTTGCAACTAGCACGTCTCATGAACGTCGGTACTATACTAATTTCATGATATTCCAGGATTTCATAATTAGGGGAGGGAAGAAATTTCCTCTTTACAGGTATTTGATCGATCAAATTATGTAGTTAATATATGTGTTTCAGTAAATTTATTTGCTTGACTATAACAGGAAGCAATTAGTTACTTTCGGTAGGATCGCATCTGCTAAAACTACCTTTTCGCCTTCATTTAAGAATATATGTTTCATGTATACTTTTTTGCATGTAATTACTGAACCATCACAGACCAATTCTCAACAGTACCTAAATAGATCAAATTCTTCAGCTGTGTCATGAAAGGGACTTCATGTAAAGCTATTGTAATTCCTGCAACTGGAGACTGTCTTGGAGTTACACTAAGGGATGGTGATATGTCCTGGAAAGATTTTCTTTCTCGTGCTGCTGGAAGGTATGCAACAAATTTGATCGTTCCCATGTCAGACAGAAATAGACAACTGTGAGAATTCAGATgctttttttcatgaaaaattTAACACCCAGATTGCAAAACAGAGATATTGTGATGTGACCAACATGGCAGCCATATGTGTCTTGGATTTGCAGGTCACCCATGTACTCTCCAGTTTATCAATCTGCAGACGCCCTAATTAATATACTGTTTTCATCAGGAACAACTGGTATAGACTACCCTGAGTTGTTTCTGATGCAATTTCCTTTCATCTCTGGTTTTCGCAACTTCACGCGTGATTTGGATCTGTTTTATTTGATTCTTGTGCAGGAGAGCCAAAAGCTATACCATGGACACAACTTTGTCCCATCAGATGTGGAGCTGATACCTGGGCAAATTTGGATGTTCGCCCAAAGGACATTAGCTGCTTGCCTACAAATCTGGGTTGGGTAATGGGACCTATACAGTTGTTCTCATGCTTTCTAAATGGTGCGACGTTGGCTTTATATCATGGTTCTCCACTTGGACGTGGTTTCTGCAAATTTGTCCAGGTTTGGCTTAATTTGCACCATCTCTTGATTTAAACTGCTGAAGTCAATTCATCCTTGTCacttcttttgttttttctgtaTGCAGTATCATAGTTCATAGAGCTCTTTTTTTGTGAATGAATCGGGCAGGATCAAAAAGTACCTGAATATTTATGTTAGAAGCCAAATATAAACTGCgcttactcatgtgcttcacgggTCCATCAAAATAAATTGCAGGATGCCCATGTGAGTGCATTAGGATCTGTGCCTAGCTTGGTGAAGTTATGGAAGGCTGGGAATCATACTAAAGGGCTAGACTGGACCAAAATCAGGTGAGCTACTACTTACACTGTTACTCccttcgtttctaaatataagactTTTTACATAATTCACTACGgactacatatggatgtatatagacataatCTAAAGTataaattcactcattttgctccgtatgtagtccatgtTGGAATCTCTAAgaggacttatatttaggaacggagggagtagaaagcATTTTTCAAGTCCATTACAAGCTCGTTGAAGGGATCTACAATTCTATAATTGCAGGGTACTTGCTACAACAGGGGAGGCTTCCGATATTGATGATAATCTGTGGCTATCTTCGCGTACCTGTTACAAGCCCATTGTCGAGTGTTGTGGGGGCACAGAGCTGGCATCCTCATTCATTCAAGGGAGTCTTTTGCAGCCACAAGTTTTTGGAGCTTTCAGTGGTGCATCGATGTCCACTGGGTTTGTCATACTTGACGAACAGGGAAATCCTTATGTAAGTATTGTTCGTTGAATTTTCTAAGTTTGGTGATGGTGTTCGCGGCATAACCATTTGAGGTTTGCTATGACAGCCTGATGATGTACCTTGTTCTGGAGAAGTCGGTCTCTTCCCTTTATATTTTGGTGCCACCGATCGGCTTCTGAATGCTGACCATGATAAGGTTTACTTCGATGGAATGCCCGTTTACAGAGGACGGGTATGGAGTCTCTCACCTCAGTTCTCCATTTAGATTCCTATATGAACACAACGTATTTTCATAATTTTAACATCAGTCCATGTGGTTGCTTCGCTTTGGCCATTTATCTAAACTGCTTGTCAAAAATTGTTATGAAGATATTCGATGTTCACGGTAGTCAACTTGTTATGCTTTTAAAAATCAGTATGCTCTCCGATTTTTCCGGTGGAGCCCTACCGAGAGGAGGATAAGCAAATATGTGATTTGACATGTTATTGTGCTCTAACATAAGTTGCAATGATAAGTGTACTATGAAGAAACAAGATGTTATTGTGCTCTGACAAAAGTTGCAATGATAAGTGTACTATGAAGAAACAAGAAACATCTGAGTCAATGTTCCCTTTTCTGAACCAACCACATACTACTAGAAGTTATCAGTAATAACCAGAATGGTGAAAATTTTAACACGTTGTGACGGTACCTCTACTGCAGCAACTCCGACGACATGGAGATATAATCCAGAGGACAGTAGGTGGCTACTATATCGTGCAGGGCAGAGCAGACGACACTATGAATCTTGGAGGGATTAAGGTTGAAGCTCCTCCTTTCAATGTTTACAATCTCTTGTTTGCATTTCATGAACCCACCAAGTCAATGTTGCTCTTGCCTGGACAGACAAGTTCAGTGGAGATTGAACGGGTTTGTAATGGAGCCGACGAGGGTCTGCTAGAAACAGCAGCTATTAGCGTCAAACCTTCCGGCGGGGGACCAGAGCAACTGGCTATCTTGGCAGTGCCGAAAGATAGATCCGCAACATACGATGCAAATCTTCTGAAGGGAAAGTTCCAGAGAGCTATCCAGAGGAACCTCAATCCCCTTTTCAAGGTGAGAGCTTCTCTTTTCTGATGTTCAGTTCAGATGGTCAGATGGACACATGTATAATGAGGGAATGGGGACCTTTTGTTCGTCTTGACAGGTGAGCTATGTGAAAGTCGTCCCCGAGTTCCCGAGAACTGCTTCAAACAAGCTGCTGAGAAGGGTCCTGAGGGATCAGCTGAAGCAAGAACTCGCGAATCGCAGCAAGCTATAAGAGACCTGAGGGAGTGACTCTTCTTAATGCAAGTACTCTATTATTGAACTCTGGGTGTGTACATAAGCACCGGTTCGAATCCCTTTCTGTTGTGTTCATTCAGTTCATTGGGGATGTGTAGATTCACACAGACTTCTTATTGTATTGTATGTCCTCAGCTCATTTAAAGTAATAAGGCGATGGTTGCTAAAATCGGATCACTGTATGTTTGAGGGTTTTTATGTCATCACATTTCCTAATAGTACGTTTTCTCTTTGTACCATTATATTAAGACAAGACGAGTTGCATCATGTAGTGTCCTTATCAGACTATACTCAGATATGTTTTTTTGGTGGTACTTTACCTTGCAAACTAGTGTCTTAAAAAACTGAATTTATGCATCAAGTATCCGTTTGAAATATCAAATTGAAATCCAATTTGTGTTGGGAAAAACAATAGGAGTATATTTGCACCTCGCTTCAATACAACTCTATGGCATCACAGTATGACCTCTGCATGCCCAAATTTTTTATCATTGTGACTTGAGCTATCTGAATATATCAGTCATGCATGGTATATGTCTGAAAGATAGGTGCTCATATTTTGGTCAAGAGTACACCGTTATCAAGCAGCAGAACAAAATCCATATCGACGACTTTATGCACACCCTGCATAGACAGCTAGTTTGACTTGTGGGGAGCTCACTTGGCAGAGCACGGCAAGATGGGCCAAAATTTACATGGCTGTCAAAGCTGAAGGAGTCAAGCTCTGCTTGGATCAGGACGCCCATTTGTTTTGCTTGGTGCAGACCGCGTGCATCCCTTTTTGTGTGCTAAAAGCTGAAGGAGTCAAGCTTCCAAGTCAACCGCCACATCAATGAGATCACCACCCATATTCCTTAATTCCCTGGACAGGCCATAAGAATCCAACTGACATATTAGATTCATATTATGCTGTCTAATCTTCTTTGCACGTAATTTAGAATTTTATTGATTTCCGTTAAAATGGTACTCCTCCGTTCCATAAAAATTGAAGTTCTAGGATTGCTAAGTCAAACTTTAAGTTTGACTGAGTTTATAGGAAAAATATATTGATATCTAGAACCAAAATTAGTCTCATGAGATTCAATTTTAAATATATATTCGTATTATGTTTATTTGGTGTTGCAGATTTTTGCATATATTTTTTGAGTTGGTcaaatttaaacaagtttgactTAGGACAAACTTAGACCTTCAATTATTttcaaacggagggagtatcatgtTGGGGAAGACAGTTAGGAGAGCAAAGCGAACATTCATGAGCTCCGCGGGAGTTGGTATAACGTTGCCAGGACACCCAAAAACAATATTACTCGAGACAAATAAGAAAAAATTAATGAGGTCATGCCGATCTGGTATCACACATAACGCAACATTGCTTCACGTTCAGGGAGGTCTGTTACTACATACTACATACTACCCGATTCAACAAATCCTTATACACACGCAATATAACCAAAGAGTTAGTTTACTCCTTTCTTTGAAAATAAAAGAGTTAGTGTAGTCTTAGTGAACCAGACAAAAAAGTTGCAGTGTATGTAAAAATATTAGCACATGTGTATCAACGACTTTGCTAGTTTTCTGCATATGTTTGAAGTTGTGGGAACAATGGAGTGATGGCGATGAAGAAGTCATATGGATGGAGAGGGGACCTCACCACCGAACATGTGGGGGTGGAGGGGTTAGGACTCTAAGATCAGAGGTCCCGCATGACGCTAACAAAGCACCTGGGAGATGATCTTGCCGACATAACTAGAAGCGGAGTCTGAAAGCAAACGGCGCACAAGAGAAAAACTCGCGCTCTCAACTCTACAGTGATGCTGGTGATTGACTTGCATAGGCTACTATCAATATTTTTATGAACAATTCAGACTATGACAATTGGATAAATTAGAAAAAATAACATCAAAGAGCATGATAATATCATAGTCATCTGTATACATAAGCTTCACATTTGATGTCTTGGCTTTTCTTCATGCTTATATAGCAATGAAACAACATGTATCAACCCAGAAAACTCGAGGGGAAAAAAGGATAAATCTTACTATGAATGGGTTAATTCAAAATAGGCTCTGAATGCCCAATAACCATAGCCAAGTTGGTGGTTTTTACTCCTCGAGTCATGGTTATAAATTTAAAATTTTGGGATATTTTAGATGTGGTAGTATCTCGTTTGCATGTCACATAAAAATTCAGATGTTTTGTTCCTACTAATACTTCGGAGCTAGGGCACCAGAACCCTCTGGCAGCCGTCCGATCCCAATCCGACGCACCAGAACAGGCCTGCCGACGTGTACCGAGCCGCGCCGGGCCGGAAGCAAATACGGGGCATCCCCGGGGACTTCACCGGAAAAGTGGACAGCACTCCGCCGAGCGCCGGGCGAGATGGGGTTCATCGGCGACCAGGTGGAGTCGATCCGCTCGATGCAGGTCCGCCAGGTGCTCGCGCAGATCATCAGCCTCGGTGACGCCCGCTCTCCCATCCCTTCTTCTCTTGCTGTTCTTTTCTTTCATTCCGAGAAGTATTCCCCGACCTATTTCGCGCTCAGATCAGTGGGGCTTCGCCGCGTTATCCCAGTAGTGTCTGGATGGTAAAAGGCTATGCTGAGTATCCTCGTGGATCCTGAGATTCTTCGGCTCTTGATCTGGTTCGGCGAGCTGAGCTTCCCTGAAGAAGAATAGCAGGGATGTAAACAGTACATGAGCGAACGAGCTGGGTGTGCCAGCATTAGAGAGGTGAATTGGGAATTAATGCCCTGCATCAATCATGGGTGTGATGTCCTCCTTTCAAAACCTACCAGCTAGTTGTCACAAATGCTGTTCCTTGCTTCTGACAGATTAGATACTAGTTCATGATGTTTAGAAAAAGGGAGAAAAGACGGGGTTTATGTCAGTTACTCTGCTTCTGTTAGTTAGATTGGGGTTTTTCTTTTCTGTAGTCCTAGATATTCTGATTGGTTGATTGCAACATGGCTCTTATACTGGAGCTTTGAATGTTTGCTGTGCCAGGTATGATTGTTACGTCGGCATTGATCATATGGAAGGGGTTGATAGTTGCGACTGGGAGTGAGTCCCCGGTGGTCGTGGTTCTTTCTGGTAGCATGGAGCCTGGATTCAAAAGGGTCAGTTAGCTGGTTACACAATATTAGATTCGATTTGCGTGCATGCTTTTCTCATCATTATGCATCTGAGGTGGATTTAAGTGCTTCACTCACTGCTTGTATGAAAATATCCACTTATCTGTGATCAATCTAAATGTCAGAAGTTGGACGTGCAATACATAGATGGACATTTGTGTATATTTATAAGAATACAATGGTTTCCTAGAAATTCTACTGATTTGTGAAAGGTGGAAGATTGCCttattgtcttgtcatgcaccaTTAAGATACTGGCCCCATTCATCCCAACATTTTCCTCTAAGTTCCCTATTTGGCAAGTTGTATCAGTGCACATCATCTCGTTTTAGTTTCACTTCAGATTCTATTTTGCTTCCTGTAATGTGCCATCATCTTTCTACATTGCTGTTGCTGAATGATTCATCGTATGCTTTGCAGGGTGATATCCTGTTTTTGCGCATGAGCAAAGAACCCATCCGTACTGGCGAAATAGTTGTTTTTAATGTTGATGTAAGTCCTACTGCTTGTTAAGCTATAAATCAGTAGCTCAATCATGGATTCATCAGCTGTTGGTGCTGTATTCAGCTTTACTGTGTGCTTCTACATGATCCTGACAACAATAAATTAACATCTGCTTGTTATGTATGTAGGGCCGTGAAATTCCAATT
This genomic window contains:
- the LOC109770532 gene encoding probable CoA ligase CCL12 isoform X2 — protein: MAAIAMRSVREVRVSDMEAAGLAAADAGPFLAALRSAVGGHGDAAAAWAAVVAAGVLRPDHPHALHQLVYYSVYAGWDRAARGPPPYWFPSPIDCKQTNLGRVMEENGPKLLGASYKDPISSFGLFHKFAVENQEVYWKIVLKELSIKFLQEPMSILDASDKSKKGGTWFPGAVLNIAECCLLPRPSQNRTDESTAIVWRDEGFDHYPVNRMSLKELRTLVMTVANALDTMFQKGDRIAIDMPMTCNAVIIYLAIILGGFVVVSIADSFAPQEIGTRMRVAKAKAIFTQDFIIRGGKKFPLYSCVMKGTSCKAIVIPATGDCLGVTLRDGDMSWKDFLSRAAGRSPMYSPVYQSADALINILFSSGTTGEPKAIPWTQLCPIRCGADTWANLDVRPKDISCLPTNLGWVMGPIQLFSCFLNGATLALYHGSPLGRGFCKFVQDAHVSALGSVPSLVKLWKAGNHTKGLDWTKIRVLATTGEASDIDDNLWLSSRTCYKPIVECCGGTELASSFIQGSLLQPQVFGAFSGASMSTGFVILDEQGNPYPDDVPCSGEVGLFPLYFGATDRLLNADHDKVYFDGMPVYRGRQLRRHGDIIQRTVGGYYIVQGRADDTMNLGGIKTSSVEIERVCNGADEGLLETAAISVKPSGGGPEQLAILAVPKDRSATYDANLLKGKFQRAIQRNLNPLFKVSYVKVVPEFPRTASNKLLRRVLRDQLKQELANRSKL
- the LOC109770532 gene encoding probable CoA ligase CCL12 isoform X1 produces the protein MAAIAMRSVREVRVSDMEAAGLAAADAGPFLAALRSAVGGHGDAAAAWAAVVAAGVLRPDHPHALHQLVYYSVYAGWDRAARGPPPYWFPSPIDCKQTNLGRVMEENGPKLLGASYKDPISSFGLFHKFAVENQEVYWKIVLKELSIKFLQEPMSILDASDKSKKGGTWFPGAVLNIAECCLLPRPSQNRTDESTAIVWRDEGFDHYPVNRMSLKELRTLVMTVANALDTMFQKGDRIAIDMPMTCNAVIIYLAIILGGFVVVSIADSFAPQEIGTRMRVAKAKAIFTQDFIIRGGKKFPLYSCVMKGTSCKAIVIPATGDCLGVTLRDGDMSWKDFLSRAAGRSPMYSPVYQSADALINILFSSGTTGEPKAIPWTQLCPIRCGADTWANLDVRPKDISCLPTNLGWVMGPIQLFSCFLNGATLALYHGSPLGRGFCKFVQDAHVSALGSVPSLVKLWKAGNHTKGLDWTKIRVLATTGEASDIDDNLWLSSRTCYKPIVECCGGTELASSFIQGSLLQPQVFGAFSGASMSTGFVILDEQGNPYPDDVPCSGEVGLFPLYFGATDRLLNADHDKVYFDGMPVYRGRQLRRHGDIIQRTVGGYYIVQGRADDTMNLGGIKVEAPPFNVYNLLFAFHEPTKSMLLLPGQTSSVEIERVCNGADEGLLETAAISVKPSGGGPEQLAILAVPKDRSATYDANLLKGKFQRAIQRNLNPLFKVSYVKVVPEFPRTASNKLLRRVLRDQLKQELANRSKL
- the LOC109770531 gene encoding uncharacterized protein, with product MGFIGDQVESIRSMQVRQVLAQIISLGMIVTSALIIWKGLIVATGSESPVVVVLSGSMEPGFKRGDILFLRMSKEPIRTGEIVVFNVDGREIPIVHRVIKVHERQESAEVDILTKGDNNFEDDRLLYAHGELWLQQHHIMGRAVGYLPYVGWVTIVMTEKPIIKYLLIGALGLLVIMSKD